A genome region from Eremothecium gossypii ATCC 10895 chromosome VII, complete sequence includes the following:
- the BNA5 gene encoding kynureninase (Syntenic homolog of Saccharomyces cerevisiae YLR231C (BNA5)), which translates to MEKARALEEQWPGARDAFHVPSYASLGLGDQTAAVRYLCGHSLGCMPRKTRGSVEAELSAWSARAVEAHVRHPGGTEWVNTDLPLVPQMARMVGASQQEVAVMGSLTANLNALLVAFYRPRGRRTKILLEKQVFPSDFHAFWNQAALHGLDPAATLVQVAPRAGEHTLRTEDIVAAIETHRAELALVCLPGVQYYTGQLLDMASIVAAARREPSIVVGFDLAHAVGNVQLQLHEWGADFACWCSYKYLNAGPGGIAGLFVHERHHGGTLPRLAGWWGTNAATRFEMRQTYDPLPDALGFRQSNPSVLDVAALRASLEVFEDFGGMERVRARSLALTGYLYELLTQSVFYRPEVGADGVGFTILTPANPAERGAQLSLLFWPHSDDPDKNTMPRVFADLRQNGVLGDERHPDVIRLTPCALYNTFMEVFESVQLLNAALERLAPESAV; encoded by the coding sequence ATGGAGAAGGCGCGCGCATTAGAGGAACAGTGGCCCGGAGCGCGCGACGCGTTCCACGTGCCGAGCTACGCGTCATTGGGTCTGGGTGATCAGACAGCCGCTGTGCGTTACCTATGCGGGCACTCGCTCGGGTGTATGCCGCGCAAGACGCGCGGGTCGGTGGAGGCGGAGCTATCAGCGTGGTCCGCCCGCGCTGTGGAGGCGCATGTCCGGCACCCCGGCGGAACAGAATGGGTCAACACCGACTTACCGCTGGTGCCGCAAATGGCGCGCATGGTGGGCGCGAGCCAACAGGAGGTAGCGGTTATGGGTAGCCTGACGGCCAACCTGAACGCGCTACTGGTTGCGTTCTACCGGCCacgcgggcggcggacgAAGATCCTGCTGGAGAAGCAGGTGTTCCCATCCGACTTCCATGCCTTCTGGAACCAAGCCGCGCTGCATGGGCTCGACCCCGCAGCTACACTGGTGCAGGTGGCACCGCGCGCGGGCGAGCACACGCTGCGCACGGAAGACATCGTGGCGGCGATCGAGACGCACCGTGCGGAGCTCGCGCTGGTGTGCCTGCCGGGCGTGCAGTACTATACAGGACAGCTTTTAGATATGGCGTCGATTGTagcggctgcgcggcgcgaGCCTAGCATTGTGGTCGGCTTCGACCTAGCACATGCCGTCGGGAacgtgcagctgcagctgcacgaGTGGGGCGCAGACTTTGCCTGTTGGTGCTCGTATAAGTATCTCAATGCAGGGCCAGGTGGTATTGCGGGACTTTTTGTGCACGAGCGCCACCACGGCGGCACGCTTCCGCGGCTGGCGGGCTGGTGGGGCACGAACGCGGCAACGCGTTTCGAGATGCGCCAGACGTACGACCCGCTGCCTGATGCGCTCGGGTTCCGCCAGTCAAACCCCAGTGTGCTGGATGTGGCGGCGCTACGCGCGTCGCTGGAAGTGTTCGAGGACTTTGGCGGCATGGAGCGCGTACGCGCGCGGTCGCTTGCCTTGACCGGGTACCTGTACGAGCTGCTGACGCAGTCGGTGTTCTATCGTCCGGAAGTAGGCGCCGATGGGGTTGGCTTTACCATCCTGACGCCGGCGAACCCTGCGGAGCGTGGCGCGCAGCTCTCGCTGCTGTTTTGGCCGCACTCTGACGACCCGGATAAGAATACTATGCCGCGCGTGTTTGCAGACTTGCGGCAGAACGGAGTGCTGGGTGACGAAAGGCATCCGGACGTGATCCGCCTAACTCCTTGTGCTCTGTACAACACCTTCATGGAGGTTTTTGAGTCCGTTCAGCTGCTCAACGCGGCACTAGAGCGTCTGGCTCCGGAGAGCGCGGT
- the UME6 gene encoding DNA-binding transcriptional regulator UME6 (Syntenic homolog of Saccharomyces cerevisiae YDR207C (UME6)) has translation MDAQRTISKEVARGAESSGEKDAPERRRETVQRLQMPSSASGEPPVSKPTTVPHNTPIISPSDSPRDGHSTGGSVGSSGSSPSPAAAAGALGHLPPQTAAARRISRSEKLSSAAVHVTPAASSGYNMGLGFTPNQRVQLPTIASLLAATGAGGMAAPPPVGCRDGLRGEPLSIMDRGSMFMTSDSRGSARDAIRTPVERIPSSAPGHTSSAAAGGRLGRPHEGELSARPETVSGSLCSSEASGALPRSTASTASNVSVGGSTGSAGSATSEAGDARRRSAVDAGPVDGRTLSSIDANTALTPKRLHFNNSRDLIDPYTSEQHLSDVKINITSLLNSRGGTGEDPYSLRAGGEFVLPVSANNNMMSIAPTSKSSATGGVTFQSQPPPSTGQLPPPSSASSSTHFLEPFSNGLMMDNDTQQQSTANGLNGSATMHTQRQTRFINSKFDEMRQRLLLTKPAARDDELGAAAIISQMRSSPYHTDFSSADANSRPVSSSINIQRNLKPVVQILQRENGTLVKEEPNDQVLTDDELASSGEDDGLGDTITWNKGGKRQISRRKSALASSTAPSSASAAFKSRSKRRRRSSGQSSMESLLSAAELLEMEANSKKNNRVFRTQPPHLTPTGKSPTSLSSSFAVPDSSNKESPDKNLEEQFPNNISPKYDDAPNKKKAGAGTRSRTGCWICRLRKKKCSEERPQCSNCLRLNLECVYDIIKPDFISDPDKKSEKLEEIKRRTKEAKRMAMKKKEW, from the coding sequence ATGGACGCGCAGCGGACTATCAGTAAAGAGGTCGCGCGAGGCGCAGAGAGCAGTGGAGAAAAAGACGCGCCGGAGCGCCGGCGTGAGACGGTGCAGCGGCTGCAGATGCCGTCTTCGGCGTCTGGCGAGCCGCCGGTGTCGAAGCCGACAACCGTGCCACATAACACGCCGATAATCTCGCCCAGCGACAGCCCGCGGGATGGACACAGCACAGGGGGCTCTGTCGGGTCGTCGGgctcgtcgccgtcgcctgcggcggccgcgggaGCCCTAGGCCATTTGCCGCCACAGACCGCGGCGGCACGCCGTATTTCACGATCAGAGAAGTTGAGCTCGGCGGCTGTGCACGTGACCCCCGCTGCGTCGAGTGGCTACAACATGGGGCTAGGGTTCACGCCCAACCAGCGGGTGCAACTACCGACGATTGCATCGCTGCTTGCTGCGACCGGAGCAGGAGGAATGGCTGCGCCGCCTCCGGTGGGCTGTCGCGATGGTCTACGCGGAGAACCGCTTTCAATAATGGACCGCGGCTCGATGTTCATGACATCCGACTCGCGGGGGTCGGCAAGAGACGCTATTAGGACGCCGGTGGAGCGAATACCGTCATCTGCACCCGGGCACACATCGTctgcggccgcgggcgGCCGCCTAGGGCGGCCGCATGAGGGCGAGCTCTCTGCGCGGCCAGAAACGGTCAGCGGCTCGCTCTGCTCGTCCGAAGCGAGCGGCGCGTTACCCCGGAGCACAGCAAGCACAGCAAGCAACGTGAGCGTTGGTGGCTCTACCGGTTCTGCCGGTTCAGCAACATCCGAAGCTGGCGATGCTcggcggcgcagcgcagTTGATGCTGGACCCGTTGATGGGCGGACGCTTTCAAGTATAGACGCCAATACCGCACTAACACCCAAACGGTTACACTTCAACAATAGCCGTGACCTCATTGACCCTTATACATCAGAACAACATCTGTCGGACGTGAAAATCAACATCACTTCCCTGCTGAACTCGCGTGGTGGAACTGGAGAAGATCCGTATTCACTGCGCGCCGGCGGGGAATTTGTCCTGCCAGTGTCTGCCAACAACAATATGATGTCAATAGCGCCTACAAGCAAGTCGTCGGCAACTGGTGGTGTGACATTTCAATCGCAACCACCGCCTTCTACAGGGCAACTACCACCCCCTTCATCTGCGTCATCATCGACGCATTTCCTTGAGCCTTTTTCAAATGGGCTAATGATGGACAACGACACACAACAGCAGAGCACTGCTAATGGACTCAATGGATCTGCAACTATGCACACCCAGCGACAAACACGATTTATTAACTCGAAATTCGATGAAATGAGACAACGACTGCTCTTGACGAAGCCCGCAGCAAGGGATGATGAGCTAGGCGCCGCCGCCATTATCTCTCAGATGCGTTCTTCACCTTATCACACTGACTTTTCTAGCGCGGACGCTAATAGCAGACCAGTCTCGTCATCAATTAACATCCAGCGTAATTTAAAACCCGTTGTACAGATACTCCAGCGTGAAAACGGTACATTAGTTAAAGAGGAGCCCAATGACCAGGTACTGACGGACGACGAATTGGCTAGTTCTGGTGAGGACGATGGACTTGGAGATACGATTACGTGGAACAAGGGTGGCAAGCGCCAAATTTCGCGACGTAAATCGGCTCTCGCATCGAGTACTGCTCCTTCTTCTGCATCAGCTGCTTTCAAATCGAGAAGCAAACGTAGGAGAAGATCTAGCGGTCAGTCCAGTATGGAGTCTCTACTTTCCGCAGCAGAACTATTAGAAATGGAGGCGAATTCTAAAAAGAATAACCGCGTCTTTCGTACACAACCTCCGCATCTAACTCCAACAGGGAAGTCACCTACTTCCCTTTCGTCATCTTTCGCCGTTCCCGACTCTTCTAATAAGGAATCCCCTGACAAAAACCTAGAGGAACAGTTTCCCAATAATATCTCACCCAAATATGATGACGCTCCGAATAAAAAGAAGGCCGGCGCAGGCACTCGCTCCAGGACAGGATGTTGGATCTGTCGTCTACGTAAGAAGAAATGTTCAGAAGAAAGACCCCAGTGTAGCAACTGCCTGAGGTTGAACTTGGAATGCGTATACGATATTATCAAACCAGATTTTATCTCTGATCCTGATAAAAAGAGCGAGAAGTTGGAGGAAATCAAAAGAAGAACGAAAGAGGCTAAACGTATGGCCATGAAAAAGAAGGAGTGGTAA